One segment of Streptomyces roseifaciens DNA contains the following:
- a CDS encoding DUF6350 family protein, which translates to MFVGGAIAAGLGLGALAVVVLLLWITSPYPDGGAGEALRSAAGLWLLAHGADLVRTDTLTGAPAPIGLTPMLLAVLPCWLLYRAARHALEPAVEPPDDHDGFPYPEAVPFEELTPEEILAAAQPPAPAPAEAAPRPAPGRTAAALLGGYLLVAVGAVLYAASGPVRAEPLSALLHVPVVAGASVAAGMWAAGRPHDTPSPVLRRALAAVPARLRRRFTRARSAAALRAGTAGTVVLLGGGAVLLAASLAVHAGAVRESLLQITAAWSGRVAVLLLCLALLPNAVVWAAAYGLGPGFAVGTAGVVAPLGITAYPLLPSFPLFAILPAPGPAEPLPLAASAAVSLAAGATVAYAAVPRRSADLARAGLGETVAVAALGSVFCALVVTLLTYAAGGTLGASVLATFGPSWRLVGAAALVWTTAVSVPGAIVLRWLRRRIALGAGAGAGAVAGGLSAEALAGAVAPARGAGAVVLAGTPSLRLSAGTHRRVPPTRADRPRKARRARARWWTGGRAARAVGSWLGFGAGTDRAASGLRADTATLSFTRPGATGPAWSAEPGATPVEALPVRGAPAGSAAVGLAAPAMSSGPSVPSGAEERAARRGWFGRRKTKGSRRRGRGAPRVPAFDAAAWHDTGARQVRWAALRDSGGGLMPAFEPHDAAPQDRG; encoded by the coding sequence GTGTTCGTCGGCGGGGCGATCGCCGCGGGGCTGGGGCTCGGGGCGCTGGCCGTGGTCGTCCTGCTGCTGTGGATCACCTCGCCGTACCCGGACGGCGGCGCGGGCGAGGCCCTGCGCTCCGCCGCCGGCCTGTGGCTGCTCGCCCACGGCGCGGACCTCGTCCGCACGGACACCCTCACCGGGGCGCCCGCCCCGATCGGCCTCACGCCGATGCTGCTGGCCGTGCTGCCCTGCTGGCTGCTCTACCGGGCCGCGCGGCACGCCCTGGAACCGGCGGTCGAGCCGCCCGACGACCACGACGGCTTCCCGTACCCGGAAGCCGTCCCCTTCGAGGAGCTCACGCCCGAGGAGATCCTCGCAGCGGCCCAGCCCCCGGCCCCGGCCCCGGCGGAGGCCGCGCCCCGTCCCGCCCCGGGCAGGACCGCCGCGGCCCTCCTCGGCGGCTATCTGCTCGTCGCCGTCGGCGCCGTCCTCTACGCCGCCTCGGGCCCGGTACGGGCCGAGCCGCTGAGCGCCCTGCTCCACGTGCCGGTCGTCGCGGGGGCGTCCGTCGCGGCCGGGATGTGGGCTGCGGGCCGCCCGCACGACACGCCGTCGCCGGTTCTGCGCCGAGCGCTCGCGGCGGTCCCCGCGCGGCTGCGGCGCCGCTTCACCCGGGCCCGGTCGGCCGCGGCCCTGCGCGCCGGGACCGCCGGCACCGTCGTCCTGCTCGGCGGGGGCGCCGTCCTCCTCGCGGCCTCCCTCGCCGTCCACGCGGGCGCCGTACGCGAGTCCCTCCTGCAGATCACCGCGGCCTGGTCGGGCCGCGTCGCGGTGCTGCTGCTGTGCCTCGCCCTGCTGCCCAACGCCGTCGTCTGGGCCGCGGCCTACGGGCTCGGGCCGGGCTTCGCCGTGGGCACGGCCGGCGTCGTCGCGCCCCTCGGCATCACCGCGTACCCGCTGCTGCCGTCCTTCCCGCTCTTCGCGATCCTCCCCGCCCCGGGCCCCGCCGAGCCGCTGCCCCTGGCGGCCTCGGCGGCCGTGAGCCTCGCGGCCGGGGCCACCGTCGCCTACGCCGCCGTGCCGCGCCGCAGCGCGGACCTGGCCCGGGCGGGGCTCGGCGAGACCGTCGCCGTCGCCGCCCTCGGCTCCGTGTTCTGCGCGCTCGTCGTCACCCTGCTGACCTACGCGGCGGGCGGCACCCTGGGCGCATCCGTCCTCGCCACCTTCGGGCCCTCGTGGCGGCTGGTGGGCGCGGCCGCGCTCGTCTGGACGACCGCCGTGAGCGTCCCCGGGGCGATCGTTCTGCGCTGGCTGCGGCGGCGCATCGCCCTGGGCGCCGGAGCCGGCGCCGGTGCCGTCGCCGGTGGACTGTCGGCGGAGGCCCTTGCGGGCGCCGTCGCCCCGGCCCGCGGCGCGGGAGCCGTCGTCCTGGCCGGGACACCGTCCCTGCGGCTGTCCGCGGGCACCCACCGCCGGGTCCCGCCGACGCGGGCGGACCGGCCCCGCAAGGCGCGCCGGGCGCGCGCCCGCTGGTGGACCGGCGGCCGGGCCGCCCGCGCGGTGGGCTCCTGGCTGGGCTTCGGGGCGGGTACGGACCGCGCGGCGAGCGGGCTGCGCGCCGACACGGCGACCCTCTCCTTCACCCGGCCCGGGGCGACGGGGCCCGCGTGGTCGGCCGAGCCGGGGGCCACCCCCGTGGAGGCGCTGCCCGTACGGGGTGCTCCGGCGGGCTCCGCTGCGGTCGGGCTCGCTGCGCCGGCCATGTCGTCCGGGCCGTCCGTGCCGTCCGGAGCCGAGGAGCGGGCCGCGCGGCGCGGGTGGTTCGGGCGCCGGAAGACGAAGGGGAGCAGGCGGCGGGGGAGAGGGGCGCCGCGGGTGCCGGCGTTCGATGCGGCGGCCTGGCACGACACGGGGGCGCGGCAGGTGCGGTGGGCTGCGCTGCGGGATTCCGGGGGCGGGCTGATGCCGGCGTTCGAGCCGCACGATGCGGCGCCGCAGGACCGGGGCTGA
- the purH gene encoding bifunctional phosphoribosylaminoimidazolecarboxamide formyltransferase/IMP cyclohydrolase, which produces MKRPIRRALVSVYDKAGLEELTRGLHEAGVELVSTGSTAGRIAAAGVPVTRVEELTGFPECLDGRVKTLHPRVHAGILADQRLDSHREQLAELGVEPFELVIVNLYPFRETVASGASPDECVEQIDIGGPSMVRAAAKNHPSVAVVVNPGRYQDVLKAVADGGFDLAQRKRLAAEAFQHTAAYDVAVANWFAEGYGADDGEWPDFIGASYERKQVLRYGENPHQPAALYTDGTGKGLAYAEQLHGKEMSYNNYVDTEAARRAAYDHTDPCVAIIKHANPCGIAVGSDVAEAHRKAHECDPLSAFGGVIAVNSPVSVAMAEQVAEIFTEVIVAPAYEDGAVEVLARKKNIRVLRCADAPAAHGETRPVEGGVLVQVKDRLQAGGDDPANWTLATGEALSAAELAELAFAWRACRAVKSNAILLAKDGATVGVGMGQVNRVDSAKLAVQRAGEERVRGSYAASDAFFPFPDGLEVLTAAGVKAVVQPGGSVRDEQVVEAAKAAGVTMYFTGTRHFFH; this is translated from the coding sequence ATGAAGCGGCCCATCCGCCGCGCGCTGGTCAGCGTCTACGACAAGGCCGGGCTGGAGGAGCTCACGCGCGGTCTGCACGAGGCGGGCGTCGAGCTCGTCTCGACCGGCTCGACGGCCGGCCGGATCGCCGCCGCCGGCGTCCCGGTCACCCGGGTCGAGGAGCTCACCGGATTCCCCGAGTGCCTGGACGGCCGCGTCAAGACGCTCCACCCGCGCGTCCACGCCGGCATCCTGGCCGACCAGCGCCTGGACTCCCACCGCGAGCAGCTGGCCGAGCTGGGCGTCGAGCCGTTCGAGCTGGTGATCGTCAACCTCTACCCGTTCCGGGAGACCGTCGCCTCCGGCGCCTCGCCCGACGAGTGCGTGGAGCAGATCGACATCGGCGGCCCCTCGATGGTCCGCGCCGCCGCCAAGAACCACCCCTCGGTGGCCGTCGTGGTCAACCCCGGCCGCTACCAGGACGTCCTCAAGGCCGTCGCCGACGGCGGCTTCGACCTCGCGCAGCGCAAGCGCCTGGCCGCCGAGGCGTTCCAGCACACCGCCGCCTACGACGTGGCCGTCGCCAACTGGTTCGCCGAGGGCTACGGCGCCGACGACGGCGAGTGGCCGGACTTCATCGGCGCCTCCTACGAGCGCAAGCAGGTCCTGCGCTACGGCGAGAACCCGCACCAGCCCGCCGCCCTCTACACGGACGGCACGGGCAAGGGCCTCGCCTACGCCGAGCAGCTGCACGGCAAGGAGATGTCCTACAACAACTACGTCGACACCGAGGCGGCCCGCCGGGCGGCGTACGACCACACCGACCCCTGCGTCGCGATCATCAAGCACGCCAACCCGTGCGGCATCGCCGTCGGTTCGGACGTCGCCGAGGCCCACCGCAAGGCCCACGAGTGCGACCCGCTGTCGGCGTTCGGCGGCGTGATCGCCGTCAACAGCCCCGTGTCGGTCGCCATGGCCGAGCAGGTCGCCGAGATCTTCACCGAGGTCATCGTCGCCCCGGCCTACGAGGACGGCGCCGTCGAGGTGCTCGCCCGCAAGAAGAACATCCGCGTGCTGCGCTGCGCCGACGCCCCCGCGGCGCACGGCGAGACCCGTCCCGTCGAGGGCGGCGTCCTGGTCCAGGTCAAGGACCGGCTGCAGGCCGGGGGCGACGACCCGGCCAACTGGACGCTCGCCACGGGCGAGGCGCTCTCCGCCGCCGAGCTCGCCGAGCTGGCCTTCGCCTGGCGCGCCTGCCGCGCGGTCAAGTCCAACGCGATCCTGCTGGCCAAGGACGGCGCGACCGTCGGCGTCGGCATGGGCCAGGTCAACCGCGTCGACTCCGCGAAGCTGGCGGTGCAGCGGGCGGGCGAGGAGCGGGTGCGCGGCTCGTACGCCGCCTCCGACGCCTTCTTCCCCTTCCCGGACGGGCTGGAGGTGCTGACGGCCGCGGGCGTCAAGGCCGTGGTGCAGCCGGGCGGTTCGGTCCGCGACGAGCAGGTCGTGGAGGCCGCGAAGGCGGCGGGCGTGACGATGTACTTCACCGGTACGCGCCACTTCTTCCACTAG
- a CDS encoding VWA domain-containing protein, which translates to MTTDANTTTRTGTGTTAAAPADERLRRWRLVLGGDGSADGTGRALSGTDAAMDRTLEALYGGSGVPGAQGAGSREAGLGGSAPRVARWLGDIRTYFPASVVQVMQRDAVDRLGLSSLLLEPEMLEAVEADVHLVGTLLSLHKAMPETTKETARAVVRKVVEDLERRLAGRTRATLTGALDRSARINRPRHRDIDWDRTIRANLKNYLPEYRTVVPERLVGYGRAARAVKKDVILCIDQSGSMAASVVYASVFGAVLASMRTLDTRLVVFDTSVVDLTDQLTDPVDVLFGTQLGGGTDINRALAYCQSRITRPAETVVVLISDLYEGGIREGMLKRVAAMKASGVQFVTLLALSDEGAPAYDREHAAALAALGAPAFACTPDLFPEVMAAALEKRPLPVPDTAA; encoded by the coding sequence ATGACCACGGACGCGAACACGACCACTCGTACGGGCACCGGCACGACCGCCGCCGCCCCGGCCGACGAGCGCCTGCGCCGCTGGCGCCTCGTCCTGGGCGGCGACGGCTCCGCGGACGGCACCGGCCGCGCCCTCTCCGGCACCGACGCCGCCATGGACCGCACCCTCGAAGCGCTCTACGGCGGCTCCGGCGTCCCGGGCGCGCAGGGCGCCGGTTCCCGCGAGGCCGGCCTCGGCGGCTCCGCGCCGCGCGTCGCCCGCTGGCTGGGGGACATCCGCACGTACTTCCCGGCGTCCGTCGTTCAGGTGATGCAGCGCGACGCCGTCGACCGGCTCGGCCTGTCCTCTCTGCTCCTGGAGCCGGAGATGCTCGAGGCGGTCGAGGCCGACGTCCATCTCGTCGGCACGCTGCTCTCCCTCCACAAGGCGATGCCCGAGACCACGAAGGAGACCGCCCGCGCCGTCGTCCGCAAGGTCGTCGAGGACCTGGAGCGGCGCCTGGCCGGCCGCACCCGCGCGACCCTCACCGGAGCCCTCGACCGCTCCGCCCGCATCAACCGCCCCCGCCACCGCGACATCGACTGGGACCGCACCATCCGGGCGAACCTCAAGAACTACCTGCCCGAGTACCGCACGGTCGTCCCCGAGCGGCTGGTCGGCTACGGCCGGGCCGCACGGGCGGTGAAGAAGGACGTCATCCTCTGCATCGACCAGTCCGGCTCCATGGCGGCGTCCGTCGTCTACGCCTCCGTCTTCGGCGCCGTCCTGGCCTCGATGCGCACCCTCGACACCCGCCTCGTCGTCTTCGACACCTCCGTCGTCGACCTCACCGACCAGCTGACCGACCCGGTCGACGTGCTCTTCGGCACCCAGCTCGGCGGCGGCACCGACATCAACCGCGCGCTCGCCTACTGCCAGTCACGGATCACCCGCCCGGCGGAAACCGTCGTCGTCCTCATCAGTGATCTCTACGAGGGCGGGATCCGCGAGGGAATGCTCAAACGGGTGGCGGCCATGAAGGCCTCCGGCGTGCAGTTCGTGACGCTGCTCGCGCTCTCCGACGAGGGGGCCCCGGCCTACGACCGCGAGCACGCCGCGGCCCTGGCCGCCCTCGGCGCACCGGCCTTCGCCTGCACTCCGGACCTCTTCCCGGAGGTGATGGCCGCCGCCCTGGAGAAGCGCCCGCTGCCCGTGCCCGACACGGCCGCCTGA
- the sucD gene encoding succinate--CoA ligase subunit alpha → MAIFLTKDSKVIVQGMTGATGMKHTKLMLADGTNIVGGVNPRKAGTSVDFDGTSVPVFGSVAEAMEKTGADVTVVFVPPAFAKAAVVEAIDAEIPLAVVITEGIAVHDSAAFWAYAGSKGNKTRIIGPNCPGLITPGQSNAGIIPGDITKPGRIGLVSKSGTLTYQMMYELRDIGFSSAVGIGGDPVIGTTHIDALAAFEADPETELIVMIGEIGGDAEERAADFIKANVTKPVVGYVAGFTAPEGKTMGHAGAIVSGSSGTAQAKKEALEAAGVKVGKTPSETARLARAALGA, encoded by the coding sequence ATGGCTATCTTCCTCACCAAGGACAGCAAGGTCATCGTCCAGGGGATGACCGGCGCCACGGGCATGAAGCACACCAAGCTCATGCTGGCCGACGGCACCAACATCGTGGGTGGCGTGAACCCGCGCAAGGCCGGCACGAGCGTCGACTTCGACGGCACCTCCGTGCCCGTCTTCGGCTCGGTCGCCGAGGCGATGGAGAAGACCGGTGCCGACGTCACCGTCGTCTTCGTGCCGCCGGCCTTCGCCAAGGCCGCCGTCGTCGAGGCGATCGACGCCGAGATCCCGCTGGCCGTCGTGATCACCGAGGGCATCGCCGTCCACGACTCCGCCGCCTTCTGGGCGTACGCGGGCTCGAAGGGCAACAAGACCCGCATCATCGGCCCGAACTGCCCCGGTCTCATCACCCCGGGCCAGTCCAACGCCGGCATCATCCCGGGCGACATCACCAAGCCCGGCCGCATCGGTCTCGTGTCCAAGTCCGGCACGCTGACCTACCAGATGATGTACGAGCTCCGTGACATCGGCTTCTCCTCGGCCGTCGGCATCGGTGGCGACCCGGTCATCGGCACCACGCACATCGACGCGCTCGCCGCGTTCGAGGCCGACCCGGAGACCGAGCTGATCGTGATGATCGGCGAGATCGGCGGCGACGCCGAGGAGCGTGCCGCGGACTTCATCAAGGCCAACGTCACCAAGCCGGTCGTCGGCTACGTGGCGGGCTTCACCGCGCCCGAGGGCAAGACCATGGGCCACGCCGGCGCCATCGTCTCCGGTTCGTCCGGCACCGCCCAGGCGAAGAAGGAGGCCCTCGAGGCCGCCGGTGTGAAGGTCGGCAAGACCCCGTCCGAGACGGCCCGCCTCGCGCGCGCCGCGCTGGGCGCCTGA
- a CDS encoding DUF5682 family protein: MSGTGTGTGTGPFLLGIRHHGPGSARAVRAALEQCRPAAVLVEGPPEADGIVSLAADEGMRPPVALLAHAVDDPGRAAFWPLAEFSPEWVAIRWALAHGVPVRFIDLPAAHSLALGEENGPGPEGPQPGAPASGGAVQSNHAVQSNHAERSSRAARTGRAAAPEAHPAPGGPVEEKPPALHAAPRLDPLAVLAAAAGYDDPEVWWEDAVEHRRGRDGADALAPFAALADAMAELRSAFGDGNGGTGGNDGDDDSDGDGSGGARDLVREAHMRLRIRDARREFGDGIAVVCGAWHVPALAERRTVTADRQALKGLPKVKAAIGWVPWTHRRLSRHSGYGAGIDSPGWYGHLFHAADRPLERWMTKAARLLRDEDFPVSSAHVIEAVRLARSLAALRGRPLAGLTETTDAVRAVMCDGSDVPLALVRDRLVIGDVLGEVPDTAPATPLQRDLSRLQRSLRLKPEADAREVEFDLRKDTDAARSRLLHRLRLLGVGWGEPVRSRTGTGTFRETWRLIWEPELAVRVAEASAWGTTVLAAATAKAEARAVGSAALADVTALAEHCLLAELPDALPVVMRVLADRAALDADVAHLAEALPALVRSVRYGDVRRTGTAALAEVAEGLAERVFVGLPAACAGLDADAAAAMRGLVDGVHRAVGLLASEPGPGAEAGAAPEAGTTARSRGGAAPALRDRWAAVLRVLAEREGLPGGIRGRAVRLLLDDGLLPDGRAARLMGLALSAGAEPAGAAAWIEGFLGSGGAGGTLLVHDERLLALVDDWLTAVPGDSFTDVLPLLRRTFSAFDPGTRRVLGEQIRRGGPGGAGAVHGGRAGHGTGARLDEERAAAVLPTMRLLLGMAHTGGARR; the protein is encoded by the coding sequence GTGAGCGGCACCGGAACCGGCACCGGCACCGGCCCCTTTCTGCTGGGCATCCGCCACCACGGGCCCGGCTCCGCGCGGGCGGTACGGGCGGCCCTGGAGCAGTGCCGGCCCGCGGCCGTCCTCGTCGAGGGGCCGCCCGAGGCCGACGGGATCGTTTCCCTCGCGGCCGACGAGGGCATGCGGCCGCCCGTCGCCCTGCTGGCCCACGCGGTGGACGACCCGGGCCGCGCCGCGTTCTGGCCGCTCGCCGAGTTCTCCCCGGAGTGGGTGGCGATCCGCTGGGCCCTGGCGCACGGGGTGCCCGTGCGGTTCATCGACCTGCCGGCGGCGCATTCGCTCGCGCTGGGCGAGGAGAACGGGCCCGGGCCCGAGGGCCCGCAGCCCGGCGCCCCCGCTTCCGGCGGCGCCGTGCAAAGCAACCATGCCGTGCAAAGCAACCATGCCGAGCGAAGCAGCCGTGCCGCGCGAACCGGCCGTGCCGCCGCCCCCGAAGCGCACCCCGCGCCCGGCGGGCCCGTAGAAGAGAAGCCCCCCGCCCTGCACGCCGCCCCCCGTCTCGACCCCCTCGCCGTGCTCGCCGCCGCCGCGGGCTACGACGACCCCGAAGTGTGGTGGGAGGACGCCGTCGAACACCGCCGCGGCCGGGACGGCGCCGACGCCCTCGCCCCCTTCGCCGCGCTCGCCGACGCCATGGCCGAACTGCGGTCCGCGTTCGGCGACGGCAACGGCGGCACCGGCGGCAACGACGGTGATGACGATAGCGACGGCGACGGATCCGGCGGCGCGCGGGACCTCGTCCGCGAAGCGCACATGCGGCTCAGGATCCGCGACGCCCGGCGGGAGTTCGGCGACGGGATCGCCGTCGTCTGCGGCGCCTGGCACGTGCCGGCCCTCGCCGAGCGGCGGACCGTCACCGCCGACCGGCAGGCCCTCAAGGGCCTGCCGAAGGTCAAGGCCGCGATCGGCTGGGTCCCCTGGACCCACCGGCGCCTCTCCCGTCACAGCGGCTACGGCGCCGGCATCGACTCGCCCGGCTGGTACGGCCACCTCTTCCACGCCGCGGACCGCCCGCTCGAACGCTGGATGACGAAGGCCGCCCGGCTGCTGCGGGACGAGGACTTCCCCGTCTCCTCCGCCCACGTCATCGAGGCCGTCCGCCTCGCCCGCTCCCTCGCCGCCCTGCGCGGCCGCCCGCTCGCCGGCCTCACCGAGACCACCGACGCCGTCAGGGCCGTGATGTGCGACGGCTCCGACGTGCCCCTCGCGCTCGTACGGGACCGGCTCGTCATCGGGGACGTCCTCGGCGAGGTGCCCGACACGGCCCCCGCCACGCCCCTGCAGCGCGACCTCTCCCGCCTCCAGCGCAGCCTGCGCCTCAAGCCCGAAGCGGACGCCCGCGAGGTGGAGTTCGACCTGCGCAAGGACACCGACGCCGCGCGCAGCCGGCTGCTGCACCGCCTGCGGCTCCTCGGCGTCGGCTGGGGCGAGCCGGTCCGCTCCCGCACGGGGACCGGCACCTTCCGCGAGACCTGGCGGCTGATCTGGGAGCCCGAGCTGGCCGTACGGGTCGCCGAGGCCTCGGCCTGGGGCACCACCGTGCTCGCGGCGGCCACCGCGAAGGCCGAGGCCCGGGCCGTCGGCTCCGCCGCCCTCGCCGACGTCACGGCCCTCGCCGAGCACTGCCTGCTGGCGGAGCTTCCCGACGCCCTCCCGGTCGTGATGCGCGTCCTGGCCGACCGCGCCGCCCTCGACGCGGACGTCGCCCACCTGGCCGAGGCCCTGCCGGCCCTCGTCCGCTCCGTGCGCTACGGCGACGTCCGCCGCACCGGCACCGCTGCGCTCGCCGAAGTGGCCGAGGGCCTGGCCGAGCGCGTGTTCGTAGGCCTGCCCGCCGCGTGCGCCGGCCTGGACGCGGACGCCGCGGCGGCCATGCGGGGCCTGGTCGACGGGGTCCACCGGGCGGTGGGGCTGCTGGCCTCGGAGCCGGGGCCCGGCGCGGAGGCCGGAGCCGCCCCGGAGGCCGGAACGACCGCACGTTCCCGGGGCGGTGCCGCGCCCGCCCTCCGGGACCGCTGGGCCGCCGTGCTCCGCGTGCTCGCCGAGCGGGAGGGGCTGCCCGGCGGGATCCGCGGGCGGGCCGTACGACTGCTGCTCGACGACGGGCTGCTGCCCGACGGGCGCGCCGCCCGGCTCATGGGACTCGCCCTCTCCGCCGGTGCGGAGCCGGCCGGGGCCGCCGCCTGGATCGAAGGCTTCCTCGGCAGCGGCGGGGCCGGCGGCACGCTCCTCGTCCACGACGAGCGCCTGCTCGCCCTCGTCGACGACTGGCTCACCGCCGTGCCGGGGGACTCCTTCACCGACGTCCTGCCGCTGCTGCGCCGCACCTTCTCCGCGTTCGATCCGGGAACGCGCCGCGTGCTGGGCGAGCAGATCCGCCGGGGCGGCCCGGGAGGAGCGGGAGCGGTACACGGCGGCCGGGCGGGGCACGGGACCGGGGCACGTCTCGACGAGGAGCGGGCGGCGGCGGTGCTGCCGACGATGCGCCTGCTGCTGGGCATGGCACACACAGGGGGAGCACGACGATGA
- the purN gene encoding phosphoribosylglycinamide formyltransferase, whose translation MASPPPAPPARLVVLVSGSGTNLQALLDAIAADPEGYGARIVAVGADRDGIAGLERAERAGIPTFVCRVKDHPTRDAWDRALTEATAAHEPDLVVSAGFMKIVGKEFLARFGGRVINTHPALLPSFPGAHGARDALAYGVKVTGCTVHFVDDGVDTGPIIAQGVVGVRDEDDESALHERIKEVERELLVEVVGRLARNGYRIEGRKVKFL comes from the coding sequence GTGGCCTCCCCGCCTCCCGCGCCCCCCGCCCGCCTCGTCGTCCTGGTCTCCGGCTCCGGCACCAATCTGCAGGCCCTGCTCGATGCGATCGCCGCCGACCCGGAGGGCTACGGCGCCCGGATCGTGGCCGTGGGCGCCGACCGGGACGGCATCGCCGGCCTGGAGCGGGCCGAGCGCGCCGGGATCCCCACGTTCGTCTGCCGCGTCAAGGACCACCCGACGCGCGACGCCTGGGACCGTGCGCTGACGGAGGCCACCGCGGCCCACGAGCCGGACCTGGTGGTCTCGGCCGGTTTCATGAAGATCGTGGGCAAGGAGTTCCTGGCCCGCTTCGGGGGCCGCGTGATCAATACGCACCCCGCCCTGCTGCCCAGCTTCCCCGGCGCCCACGGCGCGCGCGACGCGCTCGCGTACGGCGTCAAGGTGACCGGGTGCACCGTGCACTTCGTCGACGACGGCGTCGACACCGGTCCGATCATCGCCCAGGGCGTGGTCGGGGTCCGGGACGAGGACGACGAATCCGCGCTGCACGAGCGGATCAAGGAAGTCGAGCGCGAGCTGCTCGTCGAGGTCGTGGGGCGCCTGGCCCGCAACGGCTACCGCATAGAGGGACGAAAGGTGAAATTCCTGTGA
- the sucC gene encoding ADP-forming succinate--CoA ligase subunit beta — protein sequence MDLFEYQARDLFAKHGVPVLAGEVIDTPEAAREATERLGGKSVVKAQVKVGGRGKAGGVKLAATPDEAVARATDILGMDIKGHTVHKVMIAETAPEILEEYYVSYLLDRTNRTFLAMASVAGGMDIEEVAATTPEKLAKVPVDANDGVTIEKAREIVAQAKFPEAVAEKVAEVMVTLWKTFVAEDALLVEVNPLAKVANGDVIALDGKVSLDENADFRQPEHEALEDKAAANPLEAAAKAKGLNYVKLEGQVGIIGNGAGLVMSTLDVVAYAGENHGGVKPANFLDIGGGASAEVMANGLEIILGDPDVKSVFVNVFGGITACDEVAKGIVQALELLKSKGEDVSKPLVVRLDGNNAELGRKILSDANHPLVQRVDTMDGAADKAAELAAAK from the coding sequence GTGGACCTGTTCGAGTACCAGGCGAGGGACCTCTTCGCCAAGCACGGTGTACCGGTGCTGGCCGGTGAAGTCATTGACACGCCTGAGGCGGCCCGCGAGGCGACCGAGCGGCTGGGCGGCAAGTCGGTCGTCAAGGCCCAGGTCAAGGTCGGCGGCCGTGGCAAGGCCGGTGGCGTGAAGCTCGCCGCCACCCCGGACGAGGCCGTCGCCCGCGCGACGGACATCCTCGGCATGGACATCAAGGGCCACACGGTCCACAAGGTGATGATCGCCGAGACGGCTCCCGAGATCCTCGAGGAGTACTACGTCTCGTACCTCCTCGACCGCACCAACCGCACCTTCCTGGCCATGGCCTCGGTCGCGGGCGGCATGGACATCGAGGAGGTCGCCGCGACGACCCCCGAGAAGCTCGCCAAGGTGCCGGTCGACGCCAACGACGGCGTCACCATCGAGAAGGCCCGCGAGATCGTCGCCCAGGCGAAGTTCCCGGAAGCGGTCGCCGAGAAGGTCGCCGAGGTCATGGTGACCCTGTGGAAGACCTTCGTCGCCGAGGACGCGCTCCTCGTCGAGGTCAACCCGCTCGCCAAGGTCGCCAACGGTGACGTCATCGCCCTCGACGGCAAGGTCTCGCTCGACGAGAACGCCGACTTCCGCCAGCCGGAGCACGAGGCGCTCGAGGACAAGGCCGCGGCCAACCCCCTTGAGGCGGCCGCCAAGGCCAAGGGCCTGAACTACGTCAAGCTCGAGGGCCAGGTCGGCATCATCGGCAACGGCGCGGGTCTCGTCATGAGCACCCTCGACGTCGTCGCCTACGCCGGCGAGAACCACGGCGGCGTCAAGCCCGCCAACTTCCTCGACATCGGTGGCGGCGCCTCGGCCGAGGTCATGGCCAACGGTCTCGAGATCATCCTCGGCGACCCGGACGTCAAGTCCGTCTTCGTCAACGTCTTCGGTGGCATCACCGCGTGCGACGAGGTCGCCAAGGGCATCGTCCAGGCCCTGGAGCTCCTCAAGAGCAAGGGCGAGGACGTCAGCAAGCCGCTGGTCGTGCGCCTCGACGGCAACAACGCGGAGCTGGGTCGCAAGATCCTGTCCGACGCCAACCACCCGCTCGTGCAGCGCGTGGACACCATGGACGGCGCGGCCGACAAGGCCGCCGAGCTGGCTGCGGCTAAGTAA